DNA from Corynebacterium aurimucosum ATCC 700975:
GACCTATCAGCTCAACATGGATATCCAGGATCCGGCGGATAAGGACACCGCAACGCTGCGGGTGGGGGAGTCCGCCATCCGCGGCGGCACGGGCAACGTAGAGGACTTAAGCTTTGCCCGCGTGTGGAACTATCCCGTCGATCGCCTCAGTGGTGAGGCCACAGGTCCGGCAGCACTCTCCCACACCATGGGCTCGCCCACGGCGGAGGTCCCGGTTGAGGGCTACTGGCTGAAGCTGCCCGCCGATGCCGAACAGACCACCTACCCGGTCTTTGACCCGGTGCTGCGCAAGGCGGCCGACGCTGTCTTCGAGGAATCCCTCGACATCGACGGCCGTACGGTCTACCGCTACCATCAGGAGATCGAGCCCACCAACGTGGCTACCCTCTACGCCGGCAGCACGACCACCACGCTGAGCAACGAGGATGGCTCCACCGAGCAGGGCTACCTCTTCCACGCTGCAACGCGGGACCTCTTTGTAGATCAGGCCACCGGACTCGTCGTGGGCATGGACATTGACGTGCGGGACTACTGGGCTGACCGTGAGGGCAACGAGCGCGAGGTGCAGTTCGCGTTTCAAGGTGCTACCGACGAAGAATCCCGCGCGGAGTTGCTCCAGCAAGCTGAGCGCTTCCCGCGCAGTGCTGTGGGGCAGTGGGTGCGCTGGGGCGGCGTCGGAATCGGCGCACTTCTGGTGTTGCTCGGGGCGTTGGGCGCTTTCCGTCGTCCCGCCAGCCGACACGCCCGCTAGCCGCGCGTGCTAGAGGCCCGCGCGTGCAGATCTACGGAGCGACACGCCAATAGCGAGTTTCGCCTTTACAAGGCTGCCGTTATGCTATAGGCTATTTCGTTGCGCTGGAATCTGGATCTTTAGTGCACATTTAGCCTTTCGAGCGGTGATGGTAAAACCGACTTGACAAGGTGATTTTGTGCATTCTAAACCCAGTCATTCCACAGCAGACCGAATGCTAAATCTACCAGCGGTTTTGCACCTCACCGGCCAGGGTGGGGCCGCAATCCGCCAGAGGTACTGGAAGGACCCATCTTGGCAGTCTCCCGCCAGACCAAGTCAGTGGCCAACATCCCTGGAGCCCCGAAGCGATACTCCTTCGCTAAAATCAGCGAGCCTATCGCCGTCCCGGGCCTCCTCGATCTACAACTCGATTCTTACGCGTGGCTCATCGGCACCCCCGAGTGGCGCGAGCGCGAGCAGGCAGAGCGCGGCGAAGACGCACGCGTGACGAGCGGCCTTGAGGATATCCTCGAGGAGCTTTCTCCGATCCAGGATTACTCGGGCAACATGTCCCTGTCCCTGTCGGAGCCTCGCTTCGAGCCGGTGAAGAACACCGTGGACGAGTGCAAAGAGAAGGACATCAACTACTCGGCGCCACTGTACGTCACCGCAGAATTCATCAATAACGACACCCAGGAGATTAAGTCCCAGACCGTCTTCATCGGCGATTTCCCGATGATGACCGAGAAGGGCACCTTCATCGTCAACGGCACCGAGCGCGTTATCGTTTCGCAGCTCGTGCGTTCCCCGGGTGTCTACTTCGACCAGACCATCGACAAGTCCACCGAGCGCCCTCTGCACTCCGTGAAGGTCATTCCTTCCCGCGGTGCATGGTTGGAGTTTGACGTCGACAAGCGCGACACCGTCGGCGTTCGTATCGACCGCAAGCGCCGCCAGCCGGTGACCGTGCTGCTCAAGGCCCTGGGTTGGACCGAGGAGCAGATTAAGGAGCGCTTCGGTTTCTCCGAGCTCATGATGTCCACCCTCGAGTCCGATGGCGTGGCCAACACCGATGAGGCTCTGCTGGAGATTTACCGCAAGCAGCGCCCGGGCGAGCAGCCCACGCGTGACCTCGCGCAGGCACTGCTGGATAAC
Protein-coding regions in this window:
- a CDS encoding DUF3068 domain-containing protein, which encodes MLPKSRIFSVLLLGLGVALIAAGLTASSFLSFSPRLPLDIENTTWTMQDENATAQALSAEGVTQYEGPMTYQLNMDIQDPADKDTATLRVGESAIRGGTGNVEDLSFARVWNYPVDRLSGEATGPAALSHTMGSPTAEVPVEGYWLKLPADAEQTTYPVFDPVLRKAADAVFEESLDIDGRTVYRYHQEIEPTNVATLYAGSTTTTLSNEDGSTEQGYLFHAATRDLFVDQATGLVVGMDIDVRDYWADREGNEREVQFAFQGATDEESRAELLQQAERFPRSAVGQWVRWGGVGIGALLVLLGALGAFRRPASRHAR